One part of the Vicia villosa cultivar HV-30 ecotype Madison, WI linkage group LG6, Vvil1.0, whole genome shotgun sequence genome encodes these proteins:
- the LOC131612388 gene encoding uncharacterized protein LOC131612388, which translates to MAKLFVNQGKEYANARPSYPPQLFQFIASKTPSHNLVWDAATGSGQAAKSLATLYKNVIATDVSEKQLEFATKLPNVQYQLTPSTMSIPEVEQIVAPQGTIDLVTIAQGLHWFNLPNFYKQVKYVLKKPHGVIAAWCYLLPIINDEVDILFDQLYYTDSKHYWDSACKLVEENYRSIDFPFEVVDGVDHTGPFEFVTETLMSFDGLLTLIRSWSGYQTAKEKGVELLREDVVEEFKVAWGEDRGPKTAKFPIYLRIGKVGNV; encoded by the exons ATGGCAAAACTCTTTGTGAATCAGGGAAAGGAATATGCAAATGCAAGGCCAAGTTATCCACCACAACTCTTTCAATTTATAGCTTCAAAAACTCCTTCTCACAATCTTGTTTGGGATGCCGCCACCGGAAGTGGCCAAGCCGCCAAATCT TTAGCTACATTGTACAAGAATGTGATAGCCACAGATGTTAGTGAGAAACAGCTTGAATTTGCAACCAAACTCCCTAATGTGCAATACCAACTCACCCCTTCCACAATGTCAATTCCAGAGGTTGAACAAATTGTAGCACCACAAGGAACCATAGACCTTGTCACTATAGCTCAAGGACTTCATTGGTTCAACCTCCCAAATTTCTATAAACAAGTCAAATATGTACTCAAAAAACCTCATGGAGTCATTGCTGCTTGGTGTTACCTTTTGCCAATAATTAATGATGAAGTGGACATTTTATTTGATCAATTATATTATACCGATTCAAAACATTATTGGGATTCGGCGTGTAAATTGGTTGAGGAGAATTATAGAAGCATTGATTTTCCTTTTGAGGTGGTGGACGGAGTTGATCATACGGGGCCGTTTGAGTTTGTGACGGAGACGTTGATGAGCTTTGATGGTTTGTTAACTTTGATAAGATCGTGGTCGGGTTATCAGACAGCGAAGGAAAAAGGAGTGGAGCTTCTTCGGGAAGATGTAGTTGAAGAATTTAAGGTTGCTTGGGGGGAAGATCGTGGCCCTAAAACTGCTAAGTTTCCAATTTATCTGAGAATTGGAAAAGTTGGAAATGTTTGA